In Pyrus communis chromosome 8, drPyrComm1.1, whole genome shotgun sequence, one genomic interval encodes:
- the LOC137743921 gene encoding isoeugenol synthase 1-like, with protein sequence MACEKSKILIFGAKGYLGKYMVKASVSLGHPTYVYARPIKPNTDPSKLELHKEYEAMGLTIFQGELNEHEKLVAALRQVDVVVSTLPAPQHLQQLKIINAIKDAGNIKRFIPSEFGDDPERASALPPFEALHENKRVIRRATEAARIPYTSVCANSCAAYFVDYLLHPREQREEVIVHGTGETKGKLASVVFHFWTTNINALVLT encoded by the exons ATGGCTTGTGAGAAGAGCAAGATACTGATATTTGGAGCAAAAGGGTATCTAGGCAAGTACATGGTGAAAGCAAGCGTTTCTTTGGGCCATCCAACCTATGTCTACGCCCGACCAATCAAACCCAACACTGACCCTTCCAAGCTTGAGCTGCACAAAGAATATGAAGCCATGGGACTCACCATCTTCcaa GGTGAACTCAATGAGCACGAAAAGCTAGTCGCAGCGCTTCGACAAGTTGATGTTGTAGTATCTACGCTGCCAGCGCCTCAGCATCTTCAACAGTTAAAAATTATCAACGCCATCAAAGATGCCGGTAATATAAAG AGATTTATTCCGTCAGAGTTTGGAGATGATCCAGAAAGAGCAAGCGCATTGCCGCCTTTCGAGGCTCTACATGAGAATAAAAGGGTGATTAGAAGGGCGACGGAAGCAGCAAGAATTCCGTACACTTCTGTGTGTGCAAACTCATGTGCTGCATATTTTGTTGATTATCTGCTTCATCCTCGTGAACAACGTGAGGAAGTCATTGTTCATGGCACTGGTGAAACCAAGGGTAAGCTTGCAAGTGTTGTATTTCACTTCTGGACCACAAATATTAATGCACTTGTCCTTACATAA